Proteins encoded together in one Deinococcus hopiensis KR-140 window:
- a CDS encoding acyl-CoA acyltransferase, whose amino-acid sequence MRALEDVQVAAWGYADREVLPATMFRIGAHTGATVLGAYPAEDVDAPPFGLAYGFPALQGGRLWHHSHLLAVHPDWRGSGAAVALKLAQRERAVSQGLTRMTWTFDPLVPRNARLNLGKLGARAVRYHADWYALGEDPATAFPADRLMIEWDLTRPQAERPPPLPEGEFVLKAGDGRPASPLPHRDAPRLLAEVPLDAFALPEDVRLTWRLALRAVLEPALENGYAVTDLAREGERAFYVLTRLQE is encoded by the coding sequence ATGCGGGCGCTGGAAGACGTACAGGTGGCCGCGTGGGGCTACGCGGACCGCGAGGTGCTGCCCGCCACCATGTTCCGCATCGGAGCGCATACGGGGGCCACCGTTCTGGGGGCCTATCCAGCCGAGGACGTGGACGCCCCCCCCTTCGGCCTGGCTTACGGGTTTCCGGCGCTGCAAGGCGGGCGACTCTGGCACCACTCGCACCTGCTGGCCGTTCATCCCGACTGGCGCGGGAGCGGCGCGGCGGTGGCCCTCAAGCTCGCGCAGCGGGAGCGGGCGGTCTCGCAGGGCCTGACACGGATGACCTGGACTTTCGATCCCCTCGTGCCTCGGAATGCCCGACTGAACCTGGGCAAGTTGGGCGCACGGGCGGTGCGTTACCACGCCGACTGGTACGCGCTGGGAGAAGACCCGGCGACCGCCTTTCCCGCAGACCGGTTGATGATCGAGTGGGACCTGACGCGGCCTCAGGCCGAACGACCCCCACCTTTACCGGAAGGCGAGTTTGTGCTGAAGGCTGGAGACGGTCGGCCCGCCTCTCCCCTCCCCCATCGGGACGCGCCCCGTTTGTTGGCTGAGGTTCCTCTCGACGCCTTCGCCCTACCTGAAGACGTTCGGCTGACCTGGCGGCTGGCTCTCCGCGCTGTGCTGGAGCCAGCCTTGGAGAACGGCTATGCGGTCACAGACCTGGCGCGGGAAGGCGAGCGGGCCTTCTACGTCTTGACCCGTTTACAGGAATAG